A DNA window from Paraclostridium bifermentans contains the following coding sequences:
- a CDS encoding DUF5685 family protein, with product MFGYVRINKMDLTFREFDTYKGYYCGLCKYLKENHGEISRLSLNYDITFLILLLTSVYRPKATITKEVCIANPINKKMRIVNEITEYAASMNVLLTYYKLEDNLNDDKGIKDILAYNIYKGKLKKAYDKYPEKADYIKQQLQNLKDLEDERSTNIDAVSNTFGNLMGEIFSYKDDQYRDDLRNIGFNIGKYIYTLDAYEDLDKDVKKGRYNPFIEYIDKKEELKQKVDRLISISLGYLAQSIDNLHIKANINIIDNIIYSGVYLRYKNILNKGCEVNVQQSYL from the coding sequence ATGTTTGGATATGTTAGAATAAATAAGATGGATTTAACATTTAGAGAGTTTGACACATATAAGGGATATTATTGTGGGTTGTGCAAGTATTTAAAGGAAAATCATGGAGAGATATCTAGACTGTCTCTAAATTATGATATAACTTTTTTAATTTTACTTTTAACTTCTGTTTATAGGCCTAAAGCTACTATAACTAAAGAAGTGTGTATAGCTAACCCTATAAATAAAAAAATGAGAATAGTTAATGAGATAACAGAATACGCTGCTAGCATGAATGTACTCTTAACTTATTATAAGTTAGAAGATAATTTAAATGATGATAAAGGAATAAAAGATATATTAGCTTATAATATATACAAAGGAAAGCTGAAAAAAGCTTACGATAAATATCCTGAAAAAGCAGATTATATAAAACAACAATTACAAAATCTAAAAGACTTAGAAGATGAAAGGAGTACCAACATAGATGCAGTTTCTAATACATTTGGAAATCTTATGGGGGAAATTTTTTCTTACAAGGACGATCAATATAGAGATGATTTAAGAAATATTGGATTTAATATAGGTAAATATATATATACATTAGACGCTTATGAAGATTTAGATAAAGACGTAAAAAAAGGAAGATATAATCCTTTTATTGAATACATAGATAAAAAAGAAGAACTAAAACAAAAGGTGGATAGACTTATATCTATAAGCTTAGGATATTTAGCACAGTCTATAGATAATCTACATATAAAAGCTAATATAAACATTATAGATAATATAATTTATTCAGGTGTTTATCTTAGATATAAAAATATTTTAAATAAAGGGTGTGAAGTTAATGTACAACAATCCTACTTATAA
- a CDS encoding C2 domain-containing protein, producing MYNNPTYNEKFNLAKEFISNKEFQNGYDILISIVDKSSASWNYLIGIASLNLGYYDQGESYLKKAISIEPENKVYEDAITRYNNNYDNYNRRAHNYNRRRHNGLDGCCCCCCCDDCCCCGDDFCEVCTKLWCLDSICECFGGDFIECC from the coding sequence ATGTACAACAATCCTACTTATAATGAAAAGTTCAACTTGGCAAAAGAATTTATAAGCAATAAAGAATTTCAAAATGGATATGACATATTAATATCTATAGTTGATAAAAGTAGTGCTAGCTGGAATTATCTTATAGGTATAGCATCTTTAAATTTAGGTTATTACGATCAAGGAGAATCATACTTAAAAAAAGCTATAAGCATAGAACCTGAAAATAAAGTTTATGAAGATGCAATTACAAGATATAACAATAACTATGACAACTATAATAGGAGAGCTCATAATTACAATAGAAGAAGACATAATGGCTTAGATGGATGCTGTTGTTGTTGCTGTTGTGATGATTGTTGTTGCTGCGGAGACGATTTCTGTGAAGTTTGTACGAAGTTATGGTGCCTAGATAGTATATGCGAATGCTTTGGTGGTGACTTTATAGAGTGTTGTTAG